Proteins encoded in a region of the Novibacillus thermophilus genome:
- a CDS encoding nicotinate phosphoribosyltransferase, with amino-acid sequence MSAHGYIFFSRGAEGVESLALHTDKYQLNMMYAHWKNGTHLKKCVFDLYFRELPFENGFAVVAGLEQAILYLSNLRFTEDDIRFLREEEEQYDEAFLRALKEWRFTSDVYAMPEGTLAFPNEPLMRVEGPIFEVQLIETALLNMINYQTLIATKAARIRHIAPDDILLEFGSRRAQEPEAAIWGTRAAYLAGFDATSNVKAGQLFGIPCKGTHSHAWVQHFDDELTSFRAFAEALPDQTILLVDTYNTIKSGLPHAIQIGKELKKRGKTLQGIRIDSGDLAYLSKVARKMLDEAGLTETKIFASSDLDEHTILHLKSQGAAIDAWGVGTRLITAYDQPALGAVYKMVAIEDGEEWRPTIKISSNPQKVTTPGRKTVYRVIDRKTQKAHADLIACVEETIDTEKPLVLFHPVHTYRKKIVENYYLEELLQPIFRGGKLVYKRPNLEEVREYHRKQLGQFWEEYLRNLNPQEYPVDLTEKVWQTKQDMLYTIAEKIRKEEKNLS; translated from the coding sequence ATGTCCGCGCATGGCTACATTTTTTTCTCGAGAGGAGCTGAAGGGGTGGAATCCCTCGCCTTACACACCGACAAATACCAGTTGAACATGATGTACGCCCATTGGAAAAATGGGACACACCTCAAAAAGTGTGTGTTTGATTTATACTTTCGTGAACTGCCTTTTGAGAACGGATTCGCTGTCGTCGCCGGTTTGGAACAAGCGATTTTGTACTTATCCAACTTGCGGTTCACGGAAGATGACATCCGCTTTTTGCGGGAAGAAGAAGAACAGTACGATGAAGCATTTTTACGAGCACTGAAAGAGTGGCGTTTTACGAGTGACGTGTACGCAATGCCGGAAGGGACGCTCGCCTTTCCTAACGAACCGTTGATGCGGGTGGAAGGCCCCATTTTTGAAGTACAGTTGATCGAAACGGCGTTGCTGAACATGATCAACTACCAGACGCTCATCGCCACAAAGGCAGCCCGTATCCGCCACATCGCGCCGGACGACATTTTACTCGAGTTCGGCTCCCGCCGGGCGCAAGAGCCGGAAGCCGCCATCTGGGGAACACGAGCCGCCTATTTGGCCGGTTTCGACGCGACGTCCAACGTAAAAGCGGGGCAACTGTTCGGAATCCCCTGTAAAGGAACACATTCCCACGCATGGGTCCAACATTTCGACGATGAACTGACGTCCTTTCGCGCTTTTGCCGAAGCATTGCCAGATCAGACGATTTTGCTAGTCGATACGTACAACACCATTAAAAGCGGGTTGCCCCACGCCATTCAGATTGGCAAAGAATTAAAGAAACGAGGCAAAACGCTGCAAGGGATACGCATTGACAGCGGCGATCTCGCTTACCTGTCTAAAGTGGCACGCAAAATGTTGGACGAAGCCGGTCTTACGGAGACGAAAATTTTTGCATCGAGCGATTTGGACGAGCACACCATTTTGCACTTGAAATCACAGGGAGCGGCCATTGACGCGTGGGGTGTCGGCACCCGTCTCATCACCGCATACGACCAACCGGCTCTCGGTGCCGTCTACAAAATGGTGGCCATTGAAGACGGTGAAGAATGGCGTCCGACGATCAAAATATCGTCCAACCCACAAAAAGTGACAACCCCAGGACGAAAAACCGTCTACCGCGTCATAGACCGCAAAACCCAAAAAGCTCACGCAGATTTAATTGCGTGTGTCGAGGAAACGATTGACACGGAAAAGCCTTTAGTTTTGTTCCACCCAGTACACACATACCGCAAAAAAATTGTAGAAAACTACTATTTGGAAGAGTTGCTACAGCCTATTTTCCGCGGGGGAAAACTCGTGTACAAACGCCCGAACTTAGAAGAAGTACGGGAATACCACCGCAAACAGCTGGGCCAATTTTGGGAAGAGTACTTGCGCAACCTCAATCCACAAGAATACCCTGTAGACTTGACAGAAAAAGTGTGGCAGACGAAGCAAGACATGCTGTACACGATAGCGGAAAAAATCCGCAAGGAGGAGAAAAACTTGAGCTGA
- a CDS encoding ATP-dependent RecD-like DNA helicase produces the protein MYQQRLSLSDECFVKGTVERVIYYNRESGYGVCLFRVSESSEPVETEEVTVVGLMASPQEGLTYTCRGEWESHPRYGEQFRVKRMEQDMPRSREAVIKYLSSDLFPGIGPKTATKIVSELGDDALKKIVDNPELLQGIPGVSEEKAEMISDTVRQHTDFEQVMLLLYEYGIGSSLALKIYNTYKHDTLAVLKQNPYQLIYDIEGIGFARADAIGRETGIPKDAPERKKAAVLYVLSQAANGDGHVCLKMDELCEHVSKLLGADFDSDEWHERLRTFIYELDEEEKVVLDSDEEMVYLPSLYYSEQGLAKKLNWLLMQDKAEYPIDVVYRVIGELEEAFGVQFADEQRDALVTAACEPVMILTGGPGTGKTTVIRAICHLLSRLEEFSLDEADYRGSDKPYPVRLVAPTGRAAKRMSEATSLPAMTIHRLLGWRGDFFEHDADHPISGRLLIVDEASMMDMWLAYQLVRTVPEGMKVIFVGDADQLPSVGPGQVLHHMIESGRIPYVDLRYIFRQAEGSSIVSLAHEMKRGSLPDNILEPTDDRRFFPCDKDHVAPVAVKLVQQAMKRGYSIFDVQVLAPIYRGPAGIDLLNRELQQAINPRREGKRELTWGDSVFRLGDKVLQLSNHPEHPVYNGDIGKVIALDENVTDGICLWVRFDQTEVGYTRSQLNQLSLAYCISIHKAQGSEFPIVVLPVVQAYRRMLKRNLVYTAVTRAKAYLMLCGEVSALSDGVRKEGGFNRRSLLKDRLQRE, from the coding sequence TTGTATCAACAACGATTATCCCTGTCCGATGAATGTTTTGTCAAGGGGACGGTAGAGCGCGTCATCTACTATAATCGGGAAAGCGGGTACGGAGTCTGCCTGTTTCGTGTGAGTGAAAGTTCTGAACCCGTTGAGACGGAGGAAGTGACCGTCGTCGGCCTCATGGCTTCTCCACAGGAAGGGCTCACCTACACGTGCCGCGGTGAATGGGAGAGCCATCCTCGATACGGTGAGCAGTTCCGCGTCAAACGCATGGAACAGGACATGCCTCGGTCGCGGGAAGCCGTGATCAAATATTTGTCCAGTGACCTCTTTCCGGGGATCGGTCCAAAAACGGCGACGAAGATCGTGTCTGAACTGGGGGACGACGCGCTTAAAAAAATCGTGGACAATCCCGAATTGCTGCAGGGCATTCCTGGCGTATCCGAAGAAAAGGCTGAGATGATCTCTGACACTGTACGGCAACACACGGACTTTGAACAGGTGATGCTGCTTCTGTACGAATACGGAATCGGATCATCCCTCGCTTTAAAAATATACAATACGTACAAACACGACACGTTGGCGGTCTTGAAACAAAATCCGTACCAGCTCATTTACGATATAGAGGGGATCGGATTTGCCCGGGCCGACGCCATCGGACGCGAGACAGGCATTCCGAAGGATGCCCCGGAACGCAAGAAAGCAGCCGTGTTGTACGTTTTGTCGCAAGCGGCAAATGGAGACGGCCACGTCTGCTTAAAAATGGACGAGCTGTGTGAACACGTGTCTAAGTTGTTGGGAGCGGACTTTGACAGTGATGAGTGGCATGAAAGGCTGCGAACCTTTATTTACGAACTGGATGAGGAAGAGAAGGTTGTGCTCGACAGCGATGAAGAGATGGTGTACCTTCCGAGTTTGTACTATTCCGAACAGGGGTTGGCCAAGAAACTGAACTGGTTGCTCATGCAGGATAAAGCCGAGTACCCGATAGATGTCGTGTACCGAGTGATTGGCGAGCTGGAAGAAGCGTTTGGCGTACAGTTTGCCGATGAACAGCGGGATGCCCTAGTCACCGCTGCTTGTGAACCGGTCATGATTTTGACAGGCGGGCCGGGGACAGGGAAGACGACCGTAATACGGGCAATTTGCCATTTGCTCTCCCGATTGGAGGAGTTCTCCTTAGACGAGGCTGATTACCGCGGCAGTGACAAACCGTATCCCGTGCGCTTAGTTGCGCCGACCGGACGTGCAGCAAAGCGCATGTCTGAAGCGACAAGTTTGCCTGCGATGACGATCCACCGCCTGCTCGGCTGGCGGGGAGATTTTTTTGAACACGACGCGGACCACCCCATTTCCGGACGATTACTCATTGTTGACGAAGCGTCGATGATGGATATGTGGCTGGCGTATCAGCTCGTGCGGACAGTCCCTGAAGGGATGAAGGTCATTTTCGTCGGAGACGCTGACCAGCTTCCATCTGTCGGGCCGGGACAAGTCCTTCATCACATGATCGAAAGTGGTAGAATTCCGTATGTGGATTTGCGGTACATTTTTCGCCAAGCGGAAGGATCGTCTATCGTGTCGCTGGCACACGAGATGAAGCGGGGATCATTACCCGACAACATCCTGGAGCCTACAGACGATCGCCGTTTTTTCCCGTGTGACAAGGATCACGTTGCTCCGGTTGCCGTGAAGTTGGTGCAGCAGGCGATGAAGCGCGGATATTCCATTTTCGACGTTCAAGTGCTGGCCCCGATTTACAGGGGGCCTGCCGGTATCGACCTTCTCAACCGCGAACTGCAACAGGCCATCAATCCCAGAAGAGAAGGAAAACGGGAGCTCACTTGGGGGGACAGTGTTTTTCGCCTCGGCGACAAGGTGCTCCAATTGAGCAACCACCCGGAACATCCCGTTTACAACGGAGACATCGGAAAAGTGATCGCCCTCGACGAAAACGTGACGGACGGCATTTGTCTGTGGGTGCGCTTCGATCAAACAGAAGTGGGCTACACCCGCAGTCAGTTGAACCAGTTGAGCCTTGCTTACTGTATCTCCATCCATAAAGCGCAAGGCTCCGAATTCCCTATCGTCGTTTTACCCG